In Methanofollis sp. UBA420, one DNA window encodes the following:
- a CDS encoding chemotaxis protein CheW, producing MAETVDVVKFELGGEYYALDIHLAREIVEMIPITPVPRAPSHIAGVINLRGEITNIIDLATLLNVQTRSETENRKIIVLVSEATGGSNLGIIVDDVSAVMQVTEADVEKMDAGLCREAYVKGIIKTRENKNDETEATGLVIWIDVAKVLEDLTGLHGA from the coding sequence ATGGCAGAAACAGTAGACGTGGTGAAATTCGAACTCGGCGGCGAGTATTATGCCCTCGATATCCACCTGGCACGGGAGATCGTGGAGATGATCCCGATCACTCCCGTGCCCAGGGCGCCCTCCCACATCGCCGGCGTCATCAACCTGAGGGGCGAGATCACGAACATCATCGACCTTGCCACCCTCCTCAACGTCCAGACCAGGTCCGAGACAGAGAACAGGAAGATCATCGTCCTCGTTTCGGAAGCGACCGGCGGTTCAAACCTCGGGATCATCGTTGACGATGTCAGCGCCGTGATGCAGGTCACTGAGGCCGACGTGGAGAAGATGGACGCAGGCCTCTGCCGCGAGGCCTATGTGAAAGGGATCATCAAGACACGGGAGAATAAGAACGACGAGACCGAAGCGACCGGCCTTGTGATCTGGATCGACGTGGCAAAGGTCCTTGAAGACCTCACCGGTCTGCACGGGGCCTGA
- a CDS encoding methyl-accepting chemotaxis protein: MSEIKEIIEILECASEGDFSRTIDEKDVEKAIKPLIEPLKACLIKMAETEKKRVHDAHDLKNFKDAIYLNPAPMLFMDPALNVLDHNDAFVEMSGIPHETLVTIKMSDFKATITRGEGIRECIRTKSRNFAEATIELPTGTKTIDLHNIPFLDEDGKLQSILQVCMDRTEVEEEKKEVEQLVRDAKEKAEWYESILDRIPFPISVTDMNMKWTFMNRAFESQWNRDRVKDCGISCQATKGPLCNNKDCGIVKLRQSGKDEITTLFEKDGASFQLDIAYLKDERGENIGHIEIVQDITEMKQQEKRAQEEARLLAESAEEMRQAMDTMAAGDLTSLVKIRDDDVLKELKLNYRQARESLKETLTEITTVARQVDDGTKETSRSAEDIAKAIEQVATTSQKSAEGSRKSLENIEEIARTLSDLSASVEEIASTSQDVLQKTGEASELGDQAEILGKEASGKMRGVEGIARKSVEEITRLNEQMQEISKIVKLINDISNQTNLLALNAAIEAARAGEHGRGFAVVAGEVRNLAGESKKATNDIENLISTIQTTTDKTAENMESAYSEINSGISSVEKAIEALNTIAKASKEANQNIGEIAKATEDQASATNRVMEAMERNRAEIQQNIKGIENMAALTEEVSASAQEVGGGAQEMAGLADNLKKRLDKFTL, encoded by the coding sequence AGAAAGATGTCGAAAAGGCCATTAAGCCATTGATAGAGCCCCTCAAGGCATGCCTCATAAAGATGGCGGAGACGGAGAAGAAGAGGGTACATGATGCCCATGACCTCAAGAACTTCAAGGACGCGATCTACCTGAACCCGGCCCCGATGCTCTTCATGGACCCGGCCCTGAACGTCCTCGACCACAATGACGCCTTTGTCGAAATGAGCGGCATCCCGCACGAAACCCTTGTCACCATTAAAATGAGCGACTTCAAGGCCACCATAACAAGGGGAGAAGGGATCAGGGAGTGCATCAGGACGAAGTCCCGCAACTTCGCTGAGGCAACCATCGAACTGCCGACAGGCACCAAGACCATAGACCTCCATAACATCCCCTTCCTGGACGAAGACGGAAAACTCCAGTCTATCCTCCAGGTCTGCATGGACAGGACCGAAGTAGAGGAGGAGAAGAAGGAGGTCGAACAGTTGGTCCGCGACGCAAAAGAGAAGGCAGAATGGTATGAGTCCATCCTGGACAGGATACCCTTCCCGATCTCGGTCACCGACATGAACATGAAGTGGACCTTCATGAACCGAGCCTTCGAGTCCCAGTGGAACAGGGACCGCGTGAAAGACTGCGGCATCTCCTGCCAGGCGACAAAGGGGCCCCTCTGCAACAATAAGGACTGTGGCATCGTGAAACTCCGCCAGAGCGGGAAGGACGAGATCACGACCCTCTTCGAGAAGGACGGCGCAAGTTTCCAGCTCGACATCGCCTACCTGAAGGATGAGAGAGGCGAGAATATCGGCCACATCGAGATCGTCCAGGATATCACCGAGATGAAGCAGCAGGAGAAGAGGGCCCAGGAAGAGGCCCGCCTCCTTGCGGAGAGCGCCGAGGAGATGCGGCAGGCGATGGACACCATGGCCGCCGGCGACCTCACGTCTCTCGTCAAGATCAGGGACGACGACGTACTCAAGGAACTTAAACTGAACTACCGCCAGGCACGGGAGTCGCTGAAGGAGACACTGACGGAGATCACCACGGTCGCACGGCAGGTCGATGACGGGACGAAAGAGACGAGCCGGAGCGCCGAGGACATCGCGAAGGCGATCGAGCAGGTCGCAACGACAAGCCAGAAGTCCGCGGAAGGGTCACGGAAGAGCCTGGAGAACATCGAGGAGATCGCACGGACGTTGTCAGACCTCTCTGCCTCCGTGGAGGAGATCGCGAGCACCTCGCAGGATGTCCTCCAGAAGACCGGCGAAGCGTCCGAACTCGGCGACCAGGCAGAGATCCTGGGCAAGGAGGCCTCAGGGAAGATGCGGGGCGTCGAGGGGATCGCGAGAAAGAGCGTCGAGGAGATCACCCGGCTCAACGAACAGATGCAGGAGATCAGCAAGATCGTGAAGCTCATCAACGATATCTCGAACCAGACCAACCTCCTCGCCCTCAACGCCGCGATCGAGGCGGCACGGGCGGGCGAGCACGGCCGCGGCTTCGCCGTCGTCGCGGGCGAGGTGAGAAACCTTGCAGGCGAGTCGAAGAAGGCGACAAACGATATCGAGAACCTCATCTCCACCATCCAGACCACCACAGACAAGACCGCAGAGAACATGGAGTCGGCCTACAGCGAGATCAATTCCGGGATCTCGAGCGTGGAAAAGGCCATCGAGGCGTTGAACACCATCGCAAAGGCGTCGAAAGAGGCGAACCAGAACATCGGCGAGATCGCGAAGGCCACCGAAGACCAGGCCAGCGCCACCAACCGCGTGATGGAGGCGATGGAGCGGAACAGGGCAGAGATCCAGCAGAACATCAAGGGCATCGAGAACATGGCCGCCCTCACCGAGGAGGTCAGCGCCTCGGCCCAGGAGGTCGGAGGCGGTGCCCAGGAGATGGCCGGCCTCGCCGACAACCTGAAGAAGAGACTCGACAAATTCACCCTCTGA